The DNA sequence CTTCCCCTCGTGAAAGACTGCCAGGTCCGTCGTGCCGGCCCCCACTTCGACCAGCGCGACGCCCAGTTCCTTCTCGTCCTCGGTGAGCACGCTGAGCGCGGCCGCGAGCGGCTCCAGCACCAGTTCCTGCACCTTGTACCCGGCCCGCTCCACACTCTTCCGCAGGTTCATCGCGGGCGACGACCCGATCGTGACCAGGTACATCTCGGTCTCGAGCCGCGTGCCGATCATCCCGATGGGATCGCGAATTCCGAGGTTCCGGTCGACGGTGTACTCCTGCGGGATCGCGTGGATCAGCTCGCGGTCCTGCGCGATGGGTTGCGCCCGCGCGACGGCGTTGGCGCGTTCCACGTCATTGCGCGAGATCTCGGCGCCGGTCACCGAGGCAATCCCCTTGCTCGTCACCGCCTGCACGTGCTCGCCGGCGATGCCGCAGAACACGTTGTCCACCCGGGCGCCCGCCATCTGCTCGGCGTCGGCCAGCGCCTTGTTGATGCAGCGCGTCGTCTCCTCGATGTCGGCCACCACGCCGCGGCGCATGCCGGTGGTGCGCGCCTGGCCGACGCCGAGGATGTTGACCGTGGGATGCTTGGGCAGGTCGCCCACGACTTCCGCGATGACCGCGGTGGTCTTGGCCGAGCCGATGTCGAGTCCAGCGACGAGACGGTCGAGGTTCATGGGAGTCTGGCGATGACCTGGTCACGGTAGCGCAGGTCGATCTCGACCGCGCGGCGCCCACGGCGCGCGAGGTCGCGTTCGACCGGCAGGATGTCCGACAGGCGCGCCGCGGTGAGATCGCGGCCGCCGAGTACGTTCAGTGAATCCACCTGCATGGCGAGTTCGCCGCGCGGGAGGCGGCGCACCTCGCTGATGCGCGCGTACAACTGCGGCTCGGCGTCCCGGACATCGCCCAGCAGCCGCAACGCCGCCACGTCACGCGATGGCATCACGGGGAGGTCGAGGTCGACGGCCGTGGGATCGATCGGCAGTGACCGCCCCGACGCGTCGTACGGCATCAGCCCCGCCCCGCTCGGCACGAAGGCCACCGGCGGGACTTCCGCGATGTGCACCACCAGCGTGCCCGGCAGCCGCCGCGTGATGCGCACGTCGCGCACCTGCGGATGCGAACCGATCCGACGTTCCCAGACGTCCGCGTCGTCCCAGATGGACGCCGCGGTGTCCACCTTCATCCGCGATACGATCTGGTCGGGGGCGATGTAACGCGTCCCCTCGATCTCGACCTTGCGCGCCCGGAAGAAGGCCATGCGACGGGCGCCTTCGCGCACGGCGAACGGAAGCGCGACGACGGCCAACCCCCCTGCGACAAGCAGGGCGCGCCGCGCGTAAACGCGGAACGTGGACGGCGCTGCGGCGGCTTCGGCCATGACAACTATAGACGAACCGGGCCACCCCGCGGAAACACCGCGCGGCCTAGCCGAGCAGCTTCGCTGACAGTTCCGGTCCAGTCCTGGTGATGTCCCCCGCCCCGATGGTCAGCACGACGTCGCCCGCCCGCACGAACTTGGCCAGCGCCTCGGCGGCGTCGGTGCGCGCCCCCATCCAGGTCGGCGCGTGGCCAGCCTTGGCGGCGGCATCCGCGATGAGCTGCGCCGTGACGCCGGGCAGCGGCTTTTCGCGCGCGGGATAGACGTCGCACAGGAAGAGCGCGTCGGCGGCGGCCAGCGCCTCGCCAAACTCGCGGGCGAAGTCGCGCGTGCGGCTGAACAGGTGCGGCTGGAAGCAGGCCACCAGGCGACGCCCGCCAAATGCGGCCCGGGCAGCGGCAAGTGTCGCACGGATTTCGGTGGGATGGTGCGCGTAGTCGTCGATGATCTCCACGCCCCGCACCGTACCCAGCCGCTGAAAGCGCCGCTCGGCGCCGGCCAGCGTGGCGAGCCCGGGCGCCATCTGCGCGACCTTCAGCCCGTACGTGCCGATGCCGACGGCAAGGGCCGCGAGCGCGTTGCGCACGTTGTGCTCTCCCGGCAGCGACAGGGCGACGGTCCCCAGAGCCTTGCCGTCGAAGACGACGTCGAACGTCGTCCCGCCGTCGACAACGCGCAGATTCACCGCGCGCAGCCGGGCGTCGGCACCGGTGATCCCGTAGCGGATCACTTCCGCCGTGGCCGGCGAAGGAAGCGCGTTGGCGCCGGGATCGTCGGCGCACAGCACCACCCATCGCGCGCGGCCGACAAACTCGGTGAAAGTGCGCGTGATGTCGTCGAGGTCGGCATAGATGTCGAGGTGGTCGGCCTCGACATTCGTCACCACCGCCACCTGCGGCCACAGCGCGAGGAACGAGCGGTCGTACTCGTCGGCCTCGACGACAAATGCCGATTCGCCGCCGTATTTCAGGTTGCCGCCCCACGCGGTCACGCGCGCGCCCACGACGCCGGTGGGCGAGAGCCCGGCGGCGGCGAGGGCCTCGGTGGTCATCACCGTCGTCGTGCTCTTGCCGTGCGTCCCGGCGATGCCAATGAGCGTGCCGCCCGCGCAACACTCGGCCAGCGCCTCGGCGCGACGCACCAGCGGCACGCCGAGTTCGCGCGCGCGCACCAATTCCGGATGCTCCTTCGGCATCGCGCTCGTGTACACGGCGGCGCGGACGCCGGCCAGGTGCGACGGATCATGGCCGGCCATCACCTGCACGCCGGCATGCTCGAGGTCGGCAACGCCAGCGGCGTTCTGGTCGCAGCCGGAGACGCGCATCCCGCGTCGCACGAGCAGTTCCGCGAGCGCGCTCATTCCGGCGCCGGCCACGCCGATGAAGTGCACCGGCCGATCGTCCGAGCGGTCAATCAAGGCCATGCGTTACCTCGCCTCCGCTGGCACACCCAGCAATGCGCTGATGCGGCGTGCGATCTCGTCGGCCGCGT is a window from the Gemmatimonadaceae bacterium genome containing:
- the ftsA gene encoding cell division protein FtsA, translating into MNLDRLVAGLDIGSAKTTAVIAEVVGDLPKHPTVNILGVGQARTTGMRRGVVADIEETTRCINKALADAEQMAGARVDNVFCGIAGEHVQAVTSKGIASVTGAEISRNDVERANAVARAQPIAQDRELIHAIPQEYTVDRNLGIRDPIGMIGTRLETEMYLVTIGSSPAMNLRKSVERAGYKVQELVLEPLAAALSVLTEDEKELGVALVEVGAGTTDLAVFHEGKIRHLGTIGYGGNNVSSDIVHGLGVTQTDAERLKEAYGCAYEPMVQHGEIIRLPSTVAQGDRQIPRELLAHIIHQRTSEIYELAVRDIEDAGFLKRLAAGVVVTGGVGAMPGMAELASEVFGIGARIGVPGEFLGGLADSVQAPRYATAVGLVQYAAGRVAQGQISGKGKRLSMSDAAPTFAGLAGRFKTYLQDFF
- a CDS encoding FtsQ-type POTRA domain-containing protein translates to MAEAAAAPSTFRVYARRALLVAGGLAVVALPFAVREGARRMAFFRARKVEIEGTRYIAPDQIVSRMKVDTAASIWDDADVWERRIGSHPQVRDVRITRRLPGTLVVHIAEVPPVAFVPSGAGLMPYDASGRSLPIDPTAVDLDLPVMPSRDVAALRLLGDVRDAEPQLYARISEVRRLPRGELAMQVDSLNVLGGRDLTAARLSDILPVERDLARRGRRAVEIDLRYRDQVIARLP
- the murC gene encoding UDP-N-acetylmuramate--L-alanine ligase, with amino-acid sequence MALIDRSDDRPVHFIGVAGAGMSALAELLVRRGMRVSGCDQNAAGVADLEHAGVQVMAGHDPSHLAGVRAAVYTSAMPKEHPELVRARELGVPLVRRAEALAECCAGGTLIGIAGTHGKSTTTVMTTEALAAAGLSPTGVVGARVTAWGGNLKYGGESAFVVEADEYDRSFLALWPQVAVVTNVEADHLDIYADLDDITRTFTEFVGRARWVVLCADDPGANALPSPATAEVIRYGITGADARLRAVNLRVVDGGTTFDVVFDGKALGTVALSLPGEHNVRNALAALAVGIGTYGLKVAQMAPGLATLAGAERRFQRLGTVRGVEIIDDYAHHPTEIRATLAAARAAFGGRRLVACFQPHLFSRTRDFAREFGEALAAADALFLCDVYPAREKPLPGVTAQLIADAAAKAGHAPTWMGARTDAAEALAKFVRAGDVVLTIGAGDITRTGPELSAKLLG